One window of the Candidatus Saccharibacteria bacterium genome contains the following:
- the pilM gene encoding type IV pilus assembly protein PilM, with amino-acid sequence MSILSGVSSFFGLDIGTTGIRLVELRGSGASRGLVKYAYVPVDAKVAQSDSKADQQKLAQILSNLVSEARLSTRNVAVGLPSSRVFTTVIDFDRIPEGELGKAIRYQAESLIPTPPAESKIDWAALGDSPKDHTKIEVLLSSVSNNLVEQRLDMIESIGLNVIAFEPDNLAISRSLITSDTTAPQLVVDMGHFSTDLVITLGGAPRLTRSIPTGVEAVIRSATQNLNIDDKQAQQFVSKFGVSKDKLEGQVYQAIIGTIDLLVSEIDKSVKFFQTRYADTPIERMIVTGGASTIPEFPLYMANKFGVNVEIGNAWRNVAFAADRQNELLAVSNQFGVAAGLAERNE; translated from the coding sequence ATGAGTATATTGAGTGGGGTATCATCATTCTTTGGGCTTGATATCGGAACGACGGGTATCAGGCTGGTTGAGTTACGGGGATCTGGTGCTAGTAGGGGGCTTGTAAAATATGCGTATGTGCCAGTCGATGCAAAAGTGGCACAGAGTGATAGTAAGGCCGATCAGCAGAAGCTTGCTCAAATCCTTTCAAATTTAGTGTCTGAGGCTCGCTTATCTACGCGCAATGTCGCGGTGGGACTTCCGAGTAGCCGCGTCTTCACTACGGTCATCGACTTTGATCGAATTCCAGAAGGCGAACTTGGGAAGGCAATTCGCTACCAAGCAGAGTCGCTTATACCAACACCCCCTGCAGAGAGTAAGATTGACTGGGCTGCACTAGGCGACTCGCCAAAGGATCACACGAAGATTGAGGTTTTGCTCAGCAGCGTCTCGAATAACCTTGTTGAGCAGCGACTGGATATGATCGAATCAATAGGCCTTAATGTTATTGCATTTGAGCCTGATAATCTAGCGATTTCACGATCACTCATTACTTCCGATACCACGGCTCCCCAACTAGTAGTTGACATGGGTCACTTTAGCACTGATCTTGTGATAACTCTAGGAGGGGCGCCGAGACTAACCCGTTCAATTCCCACTGGCGTGGAGGCGGTTATTCGTTCGGCAACACAAAACCTGAATATAGATGATAAGCAGGCTCAGCAGTTTGTGAGTAAGTTTGGTGTGAGCAAGGATAAGCTTGAAGGACAAGTGTATCAGGCAATCATTGGCACAATAGATTTGCTCGTCAGCGAGATAGATAAGTCAGTCAAGTTCTTTCAGACACGTTATGCTGATACTCCCATCGAACGCATGATTGTTACCGGAGGTGCTTCCACAATCCCAGAATTTCCCCTCTATATGGCAAATAAATTTGGAGTCAATGTAGAGATCGGTAATGCTTGGCGTAATGTTGCCTTTGCTGCGGATAGGCAAAACGAACTGCTTGCAGTTTCGAACCAGTTTGGTGTGGCAGCTGGTCTTGCGGAAAGGAATGAATAA